A section of the Maniola hyperantus chromosome 23, iAphHyp1.2, whole genome shotgun sequence genome encodes:
- the LOC117993210 gene encoding trypsin-1-like: MATSHLRAMSAAPESRLVGGSPAEITDFPSVVALVYHYPRPNIFIQRCVGSLISSWHVLSSAFCFTGATITNFHISAGSAQSLSGGEIRSVRQLIQHPDYDEKTRNADIALVILNQALGISPTVGVLFLPPANYILPVGLQTSVASWGFETEDGPQHASLKNITLTTKNLELCKEAYKDVDEIKITKAQICALNEIAGICFGDAGAPMIYNNVLIGFSSFYKGCGDSSWPDVFTQVSTYTDWVIKNAVAPTGEKPLTRTVV; this comes from the exons TGTCAGCGGCACCAGAAAGCAGACTAGTGGGCGGATCCCCTGCTGAGATTACGGATTTCCCCTCCGTCGTAGCGCTGGTCTACCACTACCCGCGACCCAACATCTTCATCCAGCGATGCGTTGGCTCGCTGATCTCCTCCTGGCATGTGCTAAGCAGCGCTTTTTGCTTCAC CGGCGCAACCATAACTAACTTCCACATTAGCGCGGGTTCCGCCCAAAGCTTGAGTGGCGGCGAAATAAGAAGCGTGCGCCAACTGATTCAGCACCCGGACTACGACGAGAAAACCCGTAATGCAGACATCGCGCTGGTGATATTAAACCAGGCTCTGGGCATCAGCCCGACCGTCGGCGTGCTGTTCCTTCCCCCTGCTAACTATATCCTCCCCGTTGGGCTGCAGACCAGCGTCGCGAGCTGGGGATTCGAAACT GAAGATGGACCCCAACACGCCAGCCTAAAGAATATCACACTTACCACGAAGAACTTGGAATTATGTAAAGAGGCTTACAAAGATGTCGATGAAATTAAAATCACAAAAG CTCAAATCTGCGCGTTAAACGAAATTGCCGGTATTTGCTTCGGCGACGCCGGCGCACCTATGATCTATAACAACGTGTTGATTGGCTTTTCTTCCTTCTACAAGGGGTGCGGTGACAGCTCCTGGCCGGATGTATTCACCCAGGTATCCACATACACCGACTGGGTCATAAAGAACGCCGTAGCTCCCACTGGCGAGAAACCTCTTACAAGAACTGTTGTATAA